The Lolium perenne isolate Kyuss_39 chromosome 6, Kyuss_2.0, whole genome shotgun sequence genome segment AAGTGTGATTTTGAGATGGTTGATCTGAAGTGGCTACCAAAGCTCACAACGTTGACTTTTACTTGCTGGGAGTCTAAGCATGATCCTCTTTCTTTCGGttttgttccactcctccagacTGCGAACATCAGTAATACGGCTCTTTCGTCGCACAAGATGCTCAAGTTGAGTGAATTTCTTGGCAAAGTTACCCTAAGGGAACTGCATTTGAACTTTGAAAGCGAGAAGGTAAGGTTATAGTCTTTATGATGAGCTTAGTTTCACTTGGCCATCTTATCGTGAGGTGTCTTTAATTTGTTTTAACATATTCGGCATTCTATTTTCTTCTGCAGATTTGGGTTCAACCTGAAGGTCCAAAAGAATTATTGCAGGTGTTCAACAAATTAAGGATTGTAAAGTTGTCTGGCATTTCAGAAGAATGTCATCTAAGCTGGACAATGTTTGTTCTCCAAGGTGCACATTCCCTTCAGGAGCTACACATCGAGGTAATTTTTTGTAACTAATGTCCAAATCTTTTCCCTTTGTGCTACATGTTCAAGTTACAGTGGTATCATCTTAAAATGTTTGTGTAACTACACAGGTTTGTTTGTTACATTGTTTTGCCCCATGAAATGCAGGTGTGGGATCATCTATGTGAAATGGTAGAGGATGAGAGGCATAGGAAGATGCTCGGCTATAGCAAGTTGAAGAAAGATGCTTGCGTAGAGTGGGAAGGACTTCCATCGTGTTTCAAGCATCGCAATCTATCTGTTTTGAGGGTCTATGGGTTTCAATCAGATGACAAGTTTGTGAATTATATCCTGGGTGTCATGGAAGCAACGGTGGGTCTTGAGGACATATACTTGTACGAGAAGCCAGGGTGTGAGATGTGTAAGCATAAGATGAAAAAGGGGGGATACCCAAGGACAGATGAGCTGAGGATTGTGCTTAGGAACATATTCAACAGGGAGGCCTCCCTTGTGAGGGTTCACTTCCCAAGCGCAAGAATGTGAAGCACTGTAGCAAGTATTTGTGTCAGCTGTGTAGCTCTTGCTTTATCAAGAGTTTATGCTTGGCAATCAAACTATATTAGTAGTAATTAAGTAGTGCTATGGTACTATTGGAAGAACATTGTGTTTGCTGAAGTTGTTTATTTTGTTGCGACTGTTTGGCTACATTGAATTAGTGTATAATCTATATTCCTCTcttgcatgaagagatgtggttttgtttACTTGCATGTTTTTTTGTGTGTTAATCTATTGTGTAACAAGTTTGTCCCCAGTTACAGCATGGTATCTCCTGCAAACATGCCTGATGGTTGCTTTTCGGTATCAAATGTAGGCGTTTAGGCTGCTTCCTTTTGTTAAACTTTAAATAAGATGTTTTCGTCAGTTCAATGGATGATGGATGTTGGCGCTTAATCTTTTGCTGGTTGTCTAATTTGATATACTCCCTGCTGTGGACAACTATTGAGATTGATGCGCAATGATATGCTTTTCTGTTTTAGTTTGAAGTAAATAGCAGCAAGCAACATACCATGAATTTGTATGGTTCCCTGATCATCTAAAAGATGATGCCAGAACGAGACTGTAGTACATTTCTTACAGGGCAGGTCATGGTAATCTATAGGGATGTGTAAGTGAGACAAGCTGGATAAACTGGATACTACTTCCACATCTCCACTTTTGTTGCTTTGAATTTGCTGCCAAGGTTTCGAGTAGTGACAAGTTGAGTATAAAGTAGCTGCCTGATCCATGATATCCATTTGTCTGGAGCCCATCTAGCCGTCATTGGTGTCACCAGTAAAATTTCTCGGCAGGAAATGGGTGCCTGTAGAGACTGAAGACCATCCTCTTGTTGACAGAGCTGCTTCAGGTTGGCATTTTGGTGACCATTTCTGCTGTTCTGAAAAGAAATTGCTAAAGAAGAATTCCATAGCAATTTTAGGCTTATCTGGATCCTGAAAGCATTCTTGCTCTTCATTTCTCAGAAACTTCATTTTGTTCCTGCTGAACCTCTAGGTCACCATGGTGTGAAGGAACCTGTAGGTAACCATGGTCAGCGACTGGTGCTTGCTCTGACGGTTTGAGAGCAAGCGTCATTACTCGATTTTGAGCCGCGTGAGTAACACTGGAAAAAGACTCTGACCTGTCATTTTTGGCTGCGTTATCAAGCCCTGATGTCTACCCTGGTCCCACGCAAACAGTGGTTTATTTTTGTCGACAGTGTCATGCCTGGGCTTGGGTCCATGGACCGTGACCAGAATCGGTGACTGGGTTGGTGGCTACAATAAAAAACCAGCGATGCACAACAAGATGACTGCGCGTCGCGTCGAACCTACCATCTCCTTCCTCTGTCCTCCTTCTGTTCTTCTCTGGATCTTCTTCTTCACAAGCGTCCCGTATCCATCTCACGTCCCGGCGATCACCGGCGGCGAGGTCCAAGTACGGCCATGACAGACGGCAGCTTTTTTTTTTCAGGGGAAAGCTCTGCAGCTGTATAGATTTTAGAAGTTCAAATCCTTCCCGGTTTCGATCTCCGACTTGGCGCCGACCGCCGCTATAAATCCCAAGGAGTCCAGGGCAGCCGCCAGTTTTCAGCGGAAGCCAGGGATTCCTAGGATTCCAGCTTTTAGAGGAGACTAGCAACTCACGAGTCATCAAGTGGCAGATTTCATCTTCAGCAGGTCAATTTGCGGGAGTCATGGAGGTGCGTTCCTTGTCCTTTCGTTTCCTCTAGATGTTTTGTTTTCAGAGAGAACCCTTCCTCTAATCAAAGTTTCTTCCTTAAACCTTGATGAACCTGCTAACTGGAATTAAATCAAGTTTTTATCTCTTGGACGGCTTAAAAATTGTATCTTTACCAAAAATTGTATGGAAATTTTAGCTCTTAGGCTGAACCAAAAATTGCTTCTTCCCTAACTGCAAAATATATCATCAAGTCTGCACCTCCTGTACTACATCGAAATTACATCATTGTGAATTTGTGATTGTATGGAAGTTGCAACTCACTTCTTTCTTAATTGCAATGCTCGTTTGTGAAAGTAACttgtgtactccctccgtccataaaaggattcataaatttatctaaattcggatgtatctagaaacttacatccaaatttagacaaacttgtGACATCCTTTTGTGGACAGAAATACAGAATGTATCTACATTGAATTCTTTACGTGTGCCATTAGTTCATTGTCCTTTCGTTTCCTCTAGGTCCACTTCGTAGTTGCTTTGTTAACACTTGAATTTTTTTTACTTGAAAGTTATCAAGCTTGTATCTTCTGGACTACATAAAAATCGTACCTTTAACACTAAATTGTTGCTTTGTTAAAACTTGAACTTTTTTTACTTGAAAGTTATCAAGCTTGTATCTTCTGGACTACATAAAAATCATAAAAACCGTACATTTAACACTAAATCAAAATTGCTTATTTCATAATTGCAATATCTGTGTGGAAAAGTATTTCAAGTTTGTATCTCTTGGTAGTGTATCATAGCAAATATCAAAATTGCGAATTTGCGACTAGTGTGAAATCAACTTTGATTTGTTCCCATGCCAAATGCAGAAAGACAACGGAGATGATAAAATCAGCACCTTGCCCAATGACATTCTGGTCAACATTCTTGACCGACTCTATGTCTCCGTCGCTGCAAGAACCAGCATCCTCTCCAGACGGTGGAGTCAGCTCTCCACCAAGCTCTCTCGACTTGTAATAAATCCTCTGCCTGAGGGTGTGTCTAGCACGGACATCTGTGATGTTGACTTGGTTCGGATCAATGCAACTGCTGTTGAAGCGACAAAGAGCATACTGACACGCAGAAATCCAGGCGAAGACACCATCCGCCTCCTGTCTACAACGTTCTACTTGAGTGGTGATGTCCCCATATCCATTGGACATGCTGTTGGTGATGCCATGGCGACACACAAGATTGAGAAGGCTGAATTCAGAGTTTTCACAGGGAAGGAACGCAAACAGTGCACTATTGATGATCTGGTCAAGTATGGGACAAAGTTTGTTTCATTTTTTAAGGAGTGTCTGAATGCATTTACTGGTTTGACACGCCTCTATCTGGAGAATTTGAGATTTTCTGATTCTGGCTTCGTCTCCAACATCTTCGTCACTTGCAAGAGATTAAAACATTTAGGTTTTCTCAATTGTGGCACAGAGAATTGGATAACACTCCAAGTTGAACACGCAGAACTCAGTGAGCTCAGTATTATCAGTTGCCGTTTTGACAAAGTCGAACTCAAGTGGCTCCCAAGACTCACCCGGGCAACCTACGCCTGCTGGGTCTCTTTCGACGAACTACCGCTGTCATTTGGTCATGTCcaattgctccagtttttgaaccTTACAAATGTTGCTCTTAGTTTCCAGAAAATGGTCAGGTTAAGTACGCTACTTTGTGAGACATATACACAAGAGCTGCGG includes the following:
- the LOC127305555 gene encoding uncharacterized protein; its protein translation is MEKDNGDDKISTLPNDILVNILDRLYVSVAARTSILSRRWSQLSTKLSRLVINPLPEGVSSTDICDVDLVRINATAVEATKSILTRRNPGEDTIRLLSTTFYLSGDVPISIGHAVGDAMATHKIEKAEFRVFTGKERKQCTIDDLVKYGTKFVSFFKECLNAFTGLTRLYLENLRFSDSGFVSNIFVTCKRLKHLGFLNCGTENWITLQVEHAELSELSIISCRFDKVELKWLPRLTRATYACWVSFDELPLSFGHVQLLQFLNLTNVALSFQKMVRLSTLLCETYTQELRLGFKCERIWIEPECLSQRLASAFHRLRIVNLVSIPEGYDLTWTMFILEATPSLEEFYISVMDHPCEMQTDKEKRRELFLTEKKGVEWESLRSNFKHRRLTKLIIFCFEYCMVCHVSRVMKAAVNLKDVYLYDRVACSKCQHINPARPGRLPRNKKKLNLMKKLLLQGIESPARIHFLIPSPEMDDDHAARLP